In Oryza sativa Japonica Group chromosome 11, ASM3414082v1, the following are encoded in one genomic region:
- the LOC9267032 gene encoding mitochondrial arginine transporter BAC1 isoform X2 translates to MTGAGDAAKEYAAGCAAGIAQVAVGHPFDTVKVKLQAHNTTAHGKVYRNAFHCTRRILVEEGMRGLYKGASSSFIGIALESSLFFGTYSQAKQLLKGKSEDGRPQLQVIIPSAACSGALISCILTPTELMKCRMQVQGKHALHGTRYSSPLDCAMKTLQSEGVCGLFRGGLATLFREAVGNAVFFCTYEYSRYWMHRYLDSPWFSGGNHLVLAKDVGVGIMSGGISGMAFWTATLPLDVAKTIIQTDPDPHLSRNPFQILKMVYRRAGMGGCYAGLGPTLARAFPANAAAIVAWEYSAKILSIRRD, encoded by the exons AtgaccggcgcgggcgacgccgCCAAGGAGTACGCCGCCGGATGTGCTGCCGGCATCGCACAGGTGGCGGTCGGCCACCCTTTCGACACCGTCAAG GTCAAATTGCAAGCTCACAATACCACAGCTCATGGGAAGGTATACAGGAATGCTTTCCACTGTACTAGAAGGATACTGGTTGAGGAAGGA ATGAGAGGACTGTATAAAGGTGCATCATCTTCATTTATCGGTATCGCACTTGAAAGCTCCCTTTTCTTTGGCACATATTCACAAGCCAAGCAATTACTAAAG GGAAAATCTGAGGATGGTAGGCCACAGCTACAGGTAATAATACCTTCTGCTGCCTGTAGTGGAGCTTTAATCAGTTGCATTCTCACTCCAACTGAGCTAATGAAG TGCAGAATGCAAGTTCAAGGGAAGCATGCATTGCATGGTACTAGGTACTCCAGTCCTCTAGATTGTGCTATGAAAACGCTGCAAAGTGAAGGG GTTTGTGGTCTATTTCGTGGTGGTTTGGCTACATTGTTTCGAGAGGCAGTTGGCAATGCTGTCTTCTTTTGCACTTATGAGTATAGCCGATATTGGATGCACAGGTATCTAGATTCACCATGGTTTTCAGGTGGCAATCACTTAGTTCTGGCAAAAGATGTTGGCGTAGGAATCATGAGTGGTGGCATTAGTGGGATGGCG TTCTGGACAGCTACTCTACCATTGGATGTTGCAAAGACCATTATTCAGACTGACCCTGACCCTCATTTGAGTCGAAACCcctttcaaattttaaaaatg GTTTATAGAAGAGCTGGAATGGGTGGCTGTTATGCTGGCCTTGGTCCGACGCTTGCACGAGCATTCCCTGCCAATGCAGCTGCAATTGTTGCTTGGGAATACAGTGCTAAGATTCTTAGTATAAGGCGTGACTAG
- the LOC9267032 gene encoding mitochondrial arginine transporter BAC1 isoform X1, with protein MTGAGDAAKEYAAGCAAGIAQVAVGHPFDTVKVKLQAHNTTAHGKVYRNAFHCTRRILVEEGMRGLYKGASSSFIGIALESSLFFGTYSQAKQLLKGKSEDGRPQLQVIIPSAACSGALISCILTPTELMKCRMQVQGKHALHGTRYSSPLDCAMKTLQSEGVCGLFRGGLATLFREAVGNAVFFCTYEYSRYWMHRYLDSPWFSGGNHLVLAKDVGVGIMSGGISGMAFWTATLPLDVAKTIIQTDPDPHLSRNPFQILKMSTCLKCHRFIEELEWVAVMLALVRRLHEHSLPMQLQLLLGNTVLRFLV; from the exons AtgaccggcgcgggcgacgccgCCAAGGAGTACGCCGCCGGATGTGCTGCCGGCATCGCACAGGTGGCGGTCGGCCACCCTTTCGACACCGTCAAG GTCAAATTGCAAGCTCACAATACCACAGCTCATGGGAAGGTATACAGGAATGCTTTCCACTGTACTAGAAGGATACTGGTTGAGGAAGGA ATGAGAGGACTGTATAAAGGTGCATCATCTTCATTTATCGGTATCGCACTTGAAAGCTCCCTTTTCTTTGGCACATATTCACAAGCCAAGCAATTACTAAAG GGAAAATCTGAGGATGGTAGGCCACAGCTACAGGTAATAATACCTTCTGCTGCCTGTAGTGGAGCTTTAATCAGTTGCATTCTCACTCCAACTGAGCTAATGAAG TGCAGAATGCAAGTTCAAGGGAAGCATGCATTGCATGGTACTAGGTACTCCAGTCCTCTAGATTGTGCTATGAAAACGCTGCAAAGTGAAGGG GTTTGTGGTCTATTTCGTGGTGGTTTGGCTACATTGTTTCGAGAGGCAGTTGGCAATGCTGTCTTCTTTTGCACTTATGAGTATAGCCGATATTGGATGCACAGGTATCTAGATTCACCATGGTTTTCAGGTGGCAATCACTTAGTTCTGGCAAAAGATGTTGGCGTAGGAATCATGAGTGGTGGCATTAGTGGGATGGCG TTCTGGACAGCTACTCTACCATTGGATGTTGCAAAGACCATTATTCAGACTGACCCTGACCCTCATTTGAGTCGAAACCcctttcaaattttaaaaatg AGCACATGCTTGAAATGTCACAGGTTTATAGAAGAGCTGGAATGGGTGGCTGTTATGCTGGCCTTGGTCCGACGCTTGCACGAGCATTCCCTGCCAATGCAGCTGCAATTGTTGCTTGGGAATACAGTGCTAAGATTCTTAGTATAA